From a region of the Flavobacterium sediminilitoris genome:
- a CDS encoding SusD/RagB family nutrient-binding outer membrane lipoprotein, with protein MKKYIILLSSVLIVSCTSDEKYEDLNRDPNKPTQVSAESLFNASIKSLFDQMESPNINTNVFRLFSQYWTQTTYNDESNYDLNNRRVADNHYSEMYRDVLYDLKDAKSKVNTPNKIAMISVLEVYTWQQLVDTYGNIPYSAALQGSLEPTPEYDDAKTIYEDLIVRINTAINTFSISGDAGFTSSDQIYGGNITQWLKFANSVKFKLAMRIADVPSMTTLSQTNAEEAVIAGIFSSNADNATLAYESNSTNANPVWSDLVESGRNDFVAANTIVNYMNDIKDPRRVSYFDENIKYSLGDILAITNPTPPSTTTTIEFSSTLITTPEIGDRVFRILPPGADGIIPDPIFLGKISSFTTNTISIINITAGNIVGDDLAFSRFLGGTYGAVNNFPAFSHIGTQLKTQTFRGVLLDYAEIEFLLAEATERGYAVGGTAESHYNAGITASMNDWGIATADIATYLAQPSVAYTTATGTWRQKIGFQFWLAMYNRGFEGWSVYRKYDAPIMNIAAVANIPVPKRYTYPLREQTLNLSNYNAAVAAIGGDELDTPIFWDVN; from the coding sequence ATGAAAAAATATATAATTTTATTATCATCTGTACTAATTGTAAGTTGCACATCAGATGAAAAATACGAAGACTTAAATAGAGATCCTAATAAACCAACACAAGTTTCTGCGGAGTCATTATTTAACGCTTCTATTAAAAGTTTATTTGACCAAATGGAAAGTCCAAACATAAATACAAATGTATTTAGACTTTTCTCACAATACTGGACACAAACCACTTATAATGACGAATCTAATTATGATTTAAACAACAGAAGAGTTGCAGACAATCATTATTCTGAAATGTATCGTGATGTACTGTATGACTTGAAAGATGCAAAATCTAAGGTAAATACACCTAATAAAATAGCAATGATTTCTGTTTTAGAAGTATATACTTGGCAACAACTAGTAGATACTTATGGAAATATTCCTTACAGTGCTGCACTACAAGGCTCATTAGAACCTACTCCAGAATATGATGACGCAAAGACAATTTATGAAGACTTAATTGTAAGAATAAACACTGCCATAAATACTTTTTCAATATCAGGAGATGCTGGATTTACTAGTTCTGATCAAATTTACGGAGGAAATATTACACAGTGGTTAAAATTTGCGAATTCAGTAAAATTCAAACTAGCAATGCGTATAGCAGATGTACCATCTATGACCACTTTATCACAAACCAATGCTGAAGAAGCTGTAATTGCTGGTATATTTAGTTCAAATGCAGATAATGCAACATTAGCCTATGAATCAAATTCGACAAATGCTAACCCTGTATGGTCTGACCTAGTAGAGAGTGGAAGAAATGATTTTGTCGCTGCAAATACTATTGTTAATTATATGAATGACATCAAAGACCCTAGAAGAGTTAGTTATTTTGATGAAAATATTAAATATAGTTTAGGAGATATTTTAGCAATAACAAACCCAACACCTCCATCAACAACTACTACAATTGAATTTAGCTCAACATTAATTACTACTCCAGAAATTGGAGATAGAGTTTTTAGAATATTACCACCAGGAGCTGACGGTATTATTCCTGACCCTATTTTTTTAGGAAAAATTTCAAGCTTTACCACTAACACAATCAGCATCATCAATATAACAGCAGGAAATATAGTTGGAGATGATCTAGCTTTTTCAAGATTCCTTGGCGGAACGTATGGAGCAGTTAATAACTTCCCTGCTTTCTCACATATAGGAACTCAATTAAAAACTCAAACATTTAGAGGCGTACTTCTAGATTATGCTGAAATAGAATTTTTATTAGCTGAAGCTACTGAAAGAGGATATGCTGTTGGAGGAACTGCTGAATCACATTATAATGCAGGAATAACTGCATCAATGAATGATTGGGGAATTGCTACGGCAGACATTGCAACATACTTAGCTCAACCATCTGTGGCTTATACAACTGCAACTGGTACTTGGAGACAAAAAATTGGTTTTCAGTTTTGGCTAGCAATGTACAACAGAGGTTTTGAAGGATGGTCAGTTTACAGAAAATATGATGCTCCAATTATGAATATAGCTGCTGTTGCAAACATCCCTGTTCCTAAAAGATACACTTATCCTTTAAGAGAACAAACATTAAATTTAAGCAACTATAATGCTGCTGTTGCAGCAATAGGTGGTGATGAATTAGACACTCCTATTTTCTGGGATGTAAACTAA
- the rlmB gene encoding 23S rRNA (guanosine(2251)-2'-O)-methyltransferase RlmB has product MEKENQIFGIRAIIEAIQAGKEIDKVFIQKESQGELMQELMKVMKKKNINFSYVPVEKLNRLTSKNHQGAVATISPVSFHDIETLVTNILESGKTPLFLILDQLSDARNFGAIIRTAECTGVDGIIVQKQGSAPVNGDTVKTSAGAVFNVPICKVEHIKDAIYFLQASGIQTIAATEKTDNTIYDISFTEPTAIIMGSEDRGVNPSVLKIVDHKAKLPMYGTIESLNVSVACGAFLYETVRQRLIK; this is encoded by the coding sequence ATGGAAAAAGAGAATCAAATTTTTGGAATAAGAGCAATAATCGAAGCCATCCAAGCAGGTAAAGAGATTGACAAAGTTTTTATACAAAAAGAAAGTCAGGGAGAATTAATGCAAGAATTAATGAAGGTAATGAAGAAGAAGAATATTAACTTCTCTTATGTTCCTGTTGAGAAACTTAACCGTTTAACATCAAAAAATCATCAAGGAGCTGTAGCTACAATTTCACCTGTATCATTTCATGATATTGAAACTTTAGTAACTAATATCCTTGAATCTGGAAAGACACCTCTTTTTCTTATTTTAGACCAATTATCTGATGCTCGAAATTTTGGAGCTATAATACGAACTGCCGAATGTACTGGTGTAGATGGTATTATTGTACAAAAACAAGGTTCTGCTCCTGTAAATGGAGATACTGTAAAAACTAGTGCTGGTGCTGTGTTCAATGTTCCTATTTGTAAAGTTGAGCATATTAAAGATGCTATCTATTTCTTACAAGCTAGTGGCATCCAAACTATTGCTGCTACTGAAAAAACAGATAATACCATTTATGATATTTCATTTACTGAACCTACTGCAATAATTATGGGTAGTGAAGATAGAGGAGTGAATCCTTCTGTATTAAAAATTGTAGATCACAAAGCAAAACTACCAATGTACGGAACTATTGAATCATTAAACGTATCTGTTGCTTGCGGTGCATTTTTATATGAAACAGTAAGACAACGATTAATAAAATAA
- a CDS encoding rhomboid family intramembrane serine protease — MRKENLDNPFIFTRSVILLPVLFVLLLWIVFWFETRFHISLSHYGIYPRESFGAKGILFSAFLHGNLQHLVNNSLALIVLLAILRFFYREQSILVLIFGILFSGLGTWLLGRPSYHIGASGLIYALVSFIFFKGIFTKYYRLMSLSFVIVLLYGGMVWYMFPDVEKGISWEGHLSGFITGLAMALLMKTPQFAKPVIYEWEKPDFNPEADPFIKNFDEKGNFSPQPKPEEIIREYFSSSLKVIYDFIGIKNK; from the coding sequence ATGAGAAAAGAGAATTTAGATAATCCATTTATATTTACCCGTTCAGTTATATTGCTACCTGTCTTGTTTGTGCTGCTTTTATGGATTGTGTTTTGGTTTGAAACACGTTTCCATATTAGCCTTTCTCATTATGGTATTTATCCGAGAGAATCATTTGGAGCAAAAGGGATTTTATTTAGTGCTTTTCTTCATGGAAATTTACAACATTTAGTTAATAATTCTTTAGCATTAATTGTGTTATTAGCAATACTTCGTTTTTTTTATAGAGAACAATCTATTTTAGTTTTGATTTTTGGAATTTTATTTTCTGGATTAGGTACGTGGTTGTTAGGAAGACCAAGTTATCATATTGGAGCAAGCGGATTAATATATGCTTTAGTTAGCTTTATATTTTTTAAAGGAATTTTTACTAAATATTATAGATTGATGTCTTTGTCTTTTGTAATTGTTCTCTTATATGGAGGAATGGTTTGGTATATGTTTCCAGATGTAGAAAAAGGAATTTCTTGGGAAGGTCATTTAAGCGGATTTATAACAGGTTTAGCTATGGCATTACTTATGAAAACCCCACAATTTGCAAAACCTGTTATTTATGAATGGGAAAAACCAGATTTTAATCCAGAGGCAGATCCATTCATAAAAAATTTTGATGAGAAAGGAAATTTTAGCCCACAACCAAAACCAGAAGAAATAATAAGAGAATATTTTTCATCATCACTAAAAGTAATCTATGATTTTATTGGAATTAAAAACAAGTAG
- a CDS encoding replication-associated recombination protein A — protein MEAPLAERIRPQHLSEYISQLHLVGNQGSLTHQIAKGIIPSLILWGPPGTGKTTLAQIMAQESKRPFYQLSAIHSGVKDIREVIEKAKQSGGLFTAKNPILFIDEIHRFSKSQQDSLLAAVEKGWVTLIGATTENPSFEVIPALLSRCQVYVLNPFTKEDLESLLKRAIKTDEVLKTKNIQLKETEALLRLSGGDGRKLLNIFELVINASNDDDIDITNERVLHLVQKNTVLYDKTGEQHYDIVSAFIKSIRGSDPNGAVYWLARMIEGGEDVKFIARRMLILASEDIGNANPTALIMANNTFQAVTTIGYPESRIILSQCAIYLASSAKSNASYMAINKAQQLVKQTGDLSIPIHLRNAPTKLMKELGYGEEYKYSHDFPNNFAEQEFLPNEISQTKLFEPGDNAREKELRQFLKNRWKDKYGY, from the coding sequence ATGGAAGCACCATTAGCAGAAAGAATCCGTCCACAACATTTATCTGAATATATTAGCCAGCTACATTTAGTTGGAAATCAAGGATCGTTAACACACCAAATTGCAAAAGGAATAATTCCTAGTTTAATTCTTTGGGGTCCGCCAGGAACAGGAAAAACAACACTTGCGCAAATAATGGCACAAGAAAGCAAACGCCCTTTCTACCAATTAAGTGCTATACATTCTGGAGTTAAGGATATTCGAGAAGTCATTGAAAAAGCAAAACAAAGTGGAGGCTTATTTACTGCTAAAAATCCTATACTTTTTATTGATGAAATTCATCGTTTTAGCAAATCGCAACAAGATTCCTTATTAGCTGCTGTTGAAAAAGGATGGGTAACATTAATTGGAGCTACAACTGAAAACCCAAGTTTTGAAGTCATTCCCGCATTACTGTCGAGATGTCAGGTTTATGTATTAAACCCTTTTACAAAAGAAGATTTAGAGTCTCTCTTAAAAAGAGCTATTAAAACAGATGAAGTTTTAAAAACTAAAAACATTCAATTAAAAGAAACCGAAGCATTATTAAGACTTTCTGGTGGTGATGGAAGGAAATTATTAAACATTTTTGAACTTGTTATTAATGCTTCAAATGATGATGATATTGACATTACAAATGAAAGAGTTCTACATTTAGTTCAAAAAAACACTGTTTTATACGATAAAACGGGAGAACAGCATTATGACATTGTTTCTGCTTTTATAAAATCGATACGAGGAAGTGATCCAAATGGAGCGGTTTACTGGTTAGCTAGAATGATTGAAGGAGGTGAAGATGTGAAATTCATTGCAAGAAGAATGCTTATTTTAGCAAGTGAAGATATTGGCAATGCAAATCCTACTGCTTTAATAATGGCGAATAATACTTTTCAAGCTGTTACAACTATTGGTTATCCTGAGAGCAGAATTATTTTAAGTCAATGTGCTATTTATTTAGCAAGCTCTGCTAAGAGTAATGCAAGCTACATGGCAATTAATAAAGCGCAACAATTAGTAAAACAAACAGGCGATTTATCTATTCCTATACATTTAAGAAATGCTCCAACAAAACTAATGAAAGAATTAGGCTACGGAGAAGAGTATAAATACTCTCATGATTTCCCGAACAATTTCGCGGAACAAGAGTTTCTACCTAATGAAATTTCTCAAACTAAACTTTTTGAACCTGGCGATAATGCTCGTGAAAAAGAACTACGTCAATTTTTAAAGAATAGATGGAAAGATAAATATGGATATTAA
- a CDS encoding YjjG family noncanonical pyrimidine nucleotidase, with the protein MTLKNKKHLFFDLDHTLWDFDKNSAVAFDIIFKKHEFNFTTNDFLQHYIPRNQYYWKLYQVNKISQEELRYKRLKDVFDVLEVEISDELVYQISDEYIYHLPNSNHLFEGTVEVLEYLKSNYILHIITNGFDLVQDKKLKNSNIKHYFSTITNSELAGVKKPHPNIFDFALSSAKASKEESVMIGDSFEADIEGALEFGIDAIFFNEQKVSVEKEVFQINHLLELKSFL; encoded by the coding sequence ATGACTTTAAAAAATAAAAAACACCTCTTTTTTGATTTAGATCATACACTTTGGGATTTTGATAAAAATTCAGCAGTAGCATTTGATATCATCTTTAAAAAGCATGAATTTAATTTTACAACAAATGATTTTTTACAACATTACATACCAAGAAACCAATATTATTGGAAGCTTTACCAAGTAAACAAAATTTCACAAGAAGAGCTACGTTATAAAAGATTAAAAGATGTTTTTGATGTTTTAGAAGTAGAAATTTCAGACGAATTAGTATATCAAATTTCAGACGAATACATTTATCATTTACCAAATAGTAATCATTTATTTGAAGGAACAGTAGAAGTATTAGAATATTTAAAATCAAATTATATTTTACACATAATTACAAACGGATTTGACTTAGTTCAAGATAAAAAATTAAAAAATTCAAATATTAAACACTACTTTAGTACTATAACTAATTCTGAACTGGCAGGAGTTAAAAAGCCTCATCCAAATATTTTTGATTTTGCATTATCATCAGCAAAAGCAAGTAAAGAAGAAAGCGTTATGATAGGAGATAGCTTTGAAGCCGATATTGAAGGTGCTTTAGAATTTGGAATAGATGCTATTTTTTTTAATGAGCAAAAAGTAAGTGTCGAAAAAGAAGTGTTTCAAATTAATCATTTATTAGAACTCAAAAGTTTTTTATAA
- a CDS encoding ABC transporter permease, translated as MITKLAWRNIWFKPLNTILSIILLTSSVAIITVLVLLEKQFEEKFTNNIDGVDLVLGAQGSPLQLILSSVYQVDAPTGNISYDSAKVWMQHPFVKKAIPLAFGDNYRGYKILGTTPDYLEKYNAKIKEGRIYEKNFEVVIGGEIAQKLNLKIGDEFFGSHGDAEEGEVHDHYAYKVVGISEITGKVVDNLILCTIPSVWQMHGGHEESPVHGEEGHIHEDGDEHLQHEHEHHHDMTLNEPGMEITAVLLQFRNKMGIVTWPRIIAQNTKMQVASPAIEVNRLFSLFGIGIEALRYLAYGIMLISGISIFIALFNTLKERKNEFALLRVNGAKRFQLLKLIMIESILLCIVGFIFGTILGRIALMLISNSAEQDFKFSFNPYEFIWKKEGILFGLTLLVGFFAALIPAIKAYQLNISKTLANA; from the coding sequence ATGATAACAAAATTAGCATGGCGAAATATTTGGTTTAAACCATTAAATACAATATTAAGTATTATTTTACTAACTTCAAGTGTAGCCATCATTACAGTATTAGTATTATTAGAAAAACAATTTGAAGAAAAGTTTACTAACAATATAGATGGAGTAGATTTGGTACTTGGAGCACAAGGAAGTCCATTACAATTAATCCTTTCTTCAGTTTATCAAGTTGATGCTCCAACAGGAAACATTAGCTATGATTCAGCAAAAGTTTGGATGCAACATCCTTTTGTAAAAAAAGCAATACCTTTAGCTTTTGGAGACAATTATAGAGGGTATAAAATTTTAGGAACTACTCCTGATTATTTAGAAAAATACAACGCAAAAATAAAAGAAGGAAGAATATACGAAAAGAATTTTGAGGTTGTTATAGGAGGAGAAATTGCTCAAAAATTAAATTTAAAAATAGGAGATGAATTTTTTGGTTCACATGGAGATGCAGAAGAAGGAGAAGTTCATGATCATTATGCTTATAAAGTCGTAGGAATTTCAGAAATTACAGGGAAAGTAGTAGATAATTTAATTTTGTGTACTATTCCAAGTGTTTGGCAAATGCATGGAGGACATGAAGAATCACCAGTACATGGAGAGGAAGGGCATATACATGAAGACGGAGATGAACACTTACAACATGAGCATGAACATCATCATGATATGACATTGAATGAGCCAGGAATGGAAATAACAGCCGTTTTACTTCAGTTTAGAAATAAAATGGGAATCGTTACTTGGCCAAGAATTATTGCACAAAACACAAAAATGCAAGTTGCATCACCAGCAATAGAAGTAAATAGACTATTTTCATTATTTGGAATAGGAATTGAAGCACTCCGATATTTAGCATACGGAATTATGCTAATTTCAGGAATATCAATCTTTATTGCCTTATTCAACACCTTAAAAGAGCGTAAAAATGAGTTTGCACTTTTAAGAGTAAATGGGGCAAAACGTTTCCAACTTTTAAAACTAATAATGATTGAAAGTATTTTACTTTGTATTGTAGGATTTATTTTTGGTACGATTTTGGGAAGAATAGCATTAATGCTCATTTCAAATTCAGCAGAACAAGATTTTAAATTTAGTTTCAATCCGTATGAATTTATTTGGAAAAAAGAAGGAATATTATTTGGATTAACTTTGTTAGTCGGATTTTTTGCTGCCTTAATTCCAGCGATAAAAGCATATCAATTAAATATTTCAAAAACACTAGCCAATGCGTAA
- a CDS encoding ABC transporter ATP-binding protein, with the protein MINTNNITFSYNKDQLFHMPDLHCDAGNTILITGDSGKGKTTYLHILAGLLRPTTGEIEINKTNIVALSEKKNDTFRGQNIGLVFQKSYFISALTVLENLEMASWLATGKKNTERAKRLLEQLDIAKQSDKLPSQLSIGQQQRVSIARALMNEPKVLLADEPTSSLDDKNAEKVIALLTSLSKEYKAALIIVTHDNRIKEKFSNRITLV; encoded by the coding sequence ATGATAAACACTAATAACATCACATTTTCATACAACAAAGATCAGTTGTTTCACATGCCAGATTTGCATTGCGATGCTGGAAATACAATTTTAATAACTGGTGACTCAGGAAAAGGAAAGACAACCTATCTACATATACTTGCAGGTCTATTGCGTCCAACTACTGGTGAAATTGAAATAAATAAAACCAATATAGTAGCCTTGTCAGAAAAAAAAAATGACACGTTTCGAGGTCAAAATATTGGATTGGTTTTTCAAAAATCATATTTTATTAGTGCGTTAACAGTACTAGAAAACTTAGAAATGGCTAGTTGGTTAGCAACAGGGAAGAAAAATACGGAAAGAGCAAAACGACTTTTAGAGCAACTAGATATTGCAAAACAATCGGATAAATTGCCAAGTCAATTAAGTATAGGTCAACAACAAAGAGTTTCAATAGCTCGTGCTTTAATGAATGAGCCTAAAGTGTTGTTAGCAGATGAGCCAACATCAAGTTTAGATGATAAAAATGCAGAGAAAGTGATTGCTTTATTAACATCACTTTCAAAAGAATATAAAGCAGCACTTATTATTGTAACACATGATAATAGAATTAAAGAAAAATTTAGTAACCGAATAACGTTAGTGTAG
- a CDS encoding MerC domain-containing protein yields MRKQITKSFDYLGISSATLCLVHCLVFPLISIIPIGISHNHWIDLLFASIGLYAVVKIVKTNTPRYIKAILLVSMFLILSSIVITIVTHHHSFILYLGGIGMIIGHLLNFRKHKH; encoded by the coding sequence ATGAGAAAACAAATTACAAAATCTTTTGATTATTTAGGAATATCTAGTGCTACACTTTGTTTAGTACATTGCTTAGTATTTCCATTAATTTCTATAATTCCTATTGGTATAAGTCATAATCATTGGATTGATTTATTATTTGCTTCTATCGGTTTATATGCAGTTGTAAAAATAGTAAAAACAAATACGCCAAGATATATAAAAGCAATTTTGTTAGTATCAATGTTTTTAATTCTGAGTAGCATTGTTATAACAATTGTAACTCATCATCATTCATTTATACTCTATTTAGGAGGAATAGGTATGATAATAGGTCATTTATTAAATTTCAGAAAACATAAACATTAA
- a CDS encoding Fur family transcriptional regulator has product MDEKKIKRERSSSTKQKIIDLLKKKNEALTHKNFQDYFNSQIDRVTIYRALDRLVDEGKLHKIISLEGVIQYAICKSCDHEHDKHAHNHIHFSCRKCEKTICLDDVSPNIILPKGFKAEENQLLISGICSNCNK; this is encoded by the coding sequence ATGGACGAGAAAAAAATTAAAAGAGAAAGAAGCTCTTCAACAAAACAAAAAATAATCGATTTATTGAAGAAAAAAAACGAAGCTTTAACTCATAAAAATTTTCAAGACTATTTTAATAGTCAAATTGATAGAGTAACTATTTACAGAGCTTTAGATCGATTAGTTGACGAAGGAAAATTACACAAAATCATAAGTCTTGAAGGTGTAATTCAATATGCTATTTGTAAATCATGTGACCATGAACATGATAAACATGCTCACAATCATATTCATTTTTCATGCAGAAAGTGTGAAAAAACAATTTGCTTAGACGATGTATCACCTAATATAATATTACCTAAAGGTTTTAAAGCTGAAGAAAATCAACTTCTAATTTCTGGTATTTGTTCAAATTGTAACAAATAA
- a CDS encoding RES family NAD+ phosphorylase, whose product MEVFRLANKKYPIELSGVGASITGARWNSKGIEVVYTAQSRALAMAEVVVHVTLATLPSGYAMMTIFIPDDLYIQEIDVKKLPLGWNSFPELIDTQKIGNEFIRNKKSAVIKVPSAVVKGDFNYLLNPFHEDFDRIKIIHQEDFPFDKRIFK is encoded by the coding sequence ATGGAAGTATTTCGATTAGCAAATAAAAAATATCCTATTGAATTGTCTGGAGTAGGAGCTTCTATAACAGGTGCTCGATGGAATTCAAAAGGAATAGAAGTGGTTTATACAGCTCAAAGTAGAGCGTTGGCTATGGCAGAAGTAGTTGTGCATGTAACTTTAGCAACATTACCATCAGGTTATGCTATGATGACTATTTTTATTCCAGATGATTTATATATACAAGAAATTGATGTAAAGAAATTACCTTTGGGTTGGAATAGCTTTCCAGAACTAATAGATACTCAAAAAATAGGGAATGAGTTTATTAGAAATAAAAAAAGTGCTGTAATAAAAGTGCCTTCTGCTGTTGTAAAAGGAGATTTTAATTATTTATTAAATCCTTTTCATGAAGATTTTGATAGAATAAAAATAATTCATCAAGAAGATTTTCCTTTTGATAAACGTATTTTTAAATAA
- the parS gene encoding type II RES/Xre toxin-antitoxin system antitoxin has translation MPKLIANSDVKIDKAVRMYVTKVEKESDLTVVDKNITYKKFLSNRMLIVHSIRRGLPYELYDLIKERTPFNEEDWAQFLGVSIRTLQRNKSKKDFVFDAIPTEKILELAEVTALGKEVFDSKEQFYLWLNTPNFALGNLQPFELLKDSYGKEMVMNELNKIQYGIFV, from the coding sequence ATGCCAAAGTTGATTGCAAATTCAGATGTTAAAATTGATAAAGCTGTACGAATGTATGTTACTAAAGTAGAGAAGGAGTCTGATTTAACAGTTGTAGATAAAAATATTACATATAAAAAATTTCTATCTAATAGAATGTTAATAGTACACTCTATTAGAAGGGGATTGCCTTATGAATTGTATGATTTAATAAAAGAAAGAACTCCTTTTAATGAAGAAGATTGGGCACAATTTTTAGGTGTTTCAATTAGAACGTTACAACGAAATAAATCAAAGAAGGATTTTGTTTTTGATGCAATTCCTACTGAAAAAATTCTTGAATTAGCAGAAGTTACAGCACTTGGGAAAGAAGTGTTCGATTCTAAAGAGCAGTTCTATCTTTGGTTGAATACTCCAAATTTTGCTTTAGGAAATTTACAACCTTTTGAATTATTAAAAGATTCTTATGGTAAAGAAATGGTTATGAACGAATTGAATAAAATTCAATATGGAATATTTGTATAA
- the radC gene encoding RadC family protein gives MYTPINQWAEDDRPREKLLLKGKSVLSDSELLAILIGSGSRNESAVQLCQRILASTNNNLNFLGKLSIQQLIQFKGIGEAKAVSIIAALELGRRRRGEEIKKQDVVSSSKAVFEIMQPIIGELFHEEFWALYLNNSNKVIYKSQISKGGITGTVVDTRIIFKQALEYNATSIVLSHNHPSGKLQASEADIQITKTLKQAGRSLDIRVLDHVIITEKGYLSFVDEGLF, from the coding sequence ATGTATACGCCAATTAATCAGTGGGCTGAAGATGATCGTCCACGTGAAAAACTACTTCTTAAAGGGAAATCTGTTTTGTCAGATTCAGAATTATTAGCTATTCTTATAGGTTCAGGCTCTCGTAATGAAAGTGCGGTTCAGTTATGCCAACGAATTTTAGCTTCTACAAATAATAATCTTAATTTTCTTGGAAAACTTTCCATTCAACAGCTAATTCAATTTAAGGGAATTGGAGAAGCAAAAGCTGTTTCAATAATTGCTGCCTTAGAATTAGGGAGAAGGAGAAGAGGAGAAGAAATAAAAAAACAAGATGTAGTATCTTCAAGTAAAGCTGTTTTTGAAATTATGCAACCTATAATAGGAGAATTATTTCATGAGGAATTTTGGGCTTTATATTTAAATAATTCGAATAAAGTAATTTATAAATCACAAATAAGTAAAGGCGGAATAACAGGAACAGTCGTAGATACTCGTATTATTTTTAAACAAGCATTAGAGTATAATGCAACATCAATTGTGCTCTCTCATAATCATCCATCAGGTAAGCTACAAGCAAGCGAAGCGGATATACAAATTACAAAAACGTTAAAACAAGCAGGTAGAAGTTTAGATATTCGTGTTTTAGATCATGTTATAATAACAGAAAAAGGATATTTGAGCTTTGTTGATGAGGGTCTTTTTTAA
- a CDS encoding DUF1287 domain-containing protein, with protein MKYTTILIMSIFSYFGCQKNASKDKGEVIVEKKEINLTLSPQNPKTFEEKLSNSAISIIDPEVIYTPNYVSIKYPNGDVPAKTGVCTDVIIRAYRKLNIDLQKEVHEDMKINFSHYPKTWGLKTTDKNIDHRRVPNLETFFTRKGKKLAVTQNPADYKTGEIVTWMINGKLPHIGIITHLKSKDGKRPLIVHNVGGGQVLEDCLFSYKIVGHFSYTR; from the coding sequence ATGAAATATACTACAATATTAATCATGTCTATTTTTAGTTATTTTGGGTGTCAAAAAAACGCTTCTAAAGATAAAGGAGAGGTTATTGTAGAAAAAAAGGAAATCAATCTAACTCTATCACCTCAAAATCCTAAGACTTTTGAAGAAAAGTTATCAAATTCGGCAATATCTATTATTGACCCTGAAGTAATATACACTCCAAATTATGTAAGTATAAAGTATCCAAACGGAGATGTTCCTGCAAAAACAGGAGTTTGTACTGACGTAATAATTAGAGCATATCGAAAGTTAAATATTGATTTGCAAAAAGAAGTACATGAAGATATGAAAATTAATTTTTCACACTATCCTAAAACTTGGGGATTAAAAACCACAGACAAGAATATAGACCACAGACGCGTTCCAAATCTTGAAACTTTTTTCACCAGAAAAGGTAAAAAATTAGCTGTTACACAAAATCCTGCTGATTATAAAACAGGAGAAATAGTAACTTGGATGATAAATGGAAAGCTACCTCATATAGGTATAATTACACATCTAAAATCTAAAGATGGTAAACGACCGTTGATTGTACACAATGTTGGCGGTGGACAAGTTTTAGAAGACTGCTTATTTAGTTATAAAATTGTAGGCCATTTTAGTTATACAAGATGA